Within Haematobia irritans isolate KBUSLIRL chromosome 2, ASM5000362v1, whole genome shotgun sequence, the genomic segment AATCTCACCTGGACAAAAGCCACTGTGGTGGCTCCAGTTGCTATCAACATAGTACTTTGGGATATAATGAAATCCATACGACCCAAACAACCATTTTCGTATTGCTTATCACATTGATCGAAATTGTAGACATTGAAGAGACCACAGCAAGAATTGGGAACATTGATCTCAACTACACCATTACTCTCGCTAACATTGGTCTGGGGatagtgattgatccaatcattgGGTCCATTCACACCACAACATTCCAAACCTCCTTGCATAAAATCAACTCCGGTCTTGATGTATTCATTGGTTTGATAGTTAAccaatgattcattcattgtgcGTATTAACATTTCTCGTACTTGTCCTTGCATGACAAAGGCAGCAATAGAGGCGGATATTTCCAAAATAAAGaccataaacaaacaaacaccaTACTGTTGGTGAAAAGTTGAAACAAGGAATCGATAACATGTCCTAggtgatatatttttattttatttcaacttaCCAAATTAATTAGCATGACACTCTCCTTGATGGCACCATAAGCACCCAATGTGGcaacaaaaagtaaaataaaaccaATGGCAATTAGAAGAGCTGGAGGTGAAAGGAAATGATCGTCAACGAATTGTCTGAAGTCACCGAAAATGGCCTGAATGGTTGAGCCAACCATAACCAATAGAATTGCGGTTatctgaaaagaaaaaaataaaataattgggtTTTTAACATCGACCTTTATTGAAGTTGGATTAATAATTTCTGTGATGCAGAAATTCAGTCGGGATTAATATAGGTCCTACGGCAGAATTTGGATCATTACGGATGTATTGCCACTATACCGGAAGGtatttgaacctatggttatggaatttaaatctgaaattaTCATTTATGGAGACTATAAGCAATTCAGGATCTCCcaggaaccattttttgttt encodes:
- the Tsp29Fb gene encoding tetraspanin 29Fb, giving the protein MASARDLQLNSGMRCAKYMLLIVSFMFAITAILLVMVGSTIQAIFGDFRQFVDDHFLSPPALLIAIGFILLFVATLGAYGAIKESVMLINLYGVCLFMVFILEISASIAAFVMQGQVREMLIRTMNESLVNYQTNEYIKTGVDFMQGGLECCGVNGPNDWINHYPQTNVSESNGVVEINVPNSCCGLFNVYNFDQCDKQYENGCLGRMDFIISQSTMLIATGATTVAFVQLLGALCAFMLAKTLRRNKSLREARRWQLQQSLGVLISGGKMAPPMNSPMTGYTQLEKSEKFLEHDPIVYTPNSPSVN